The following proteins come from a genomic window of Bos mutus isolate GX-2022 chromosome 23, NWIPB_WYAK_1.1, whole genome shotgun sequence:
- the RNF182 gene encoding E3 ubiquitin-protein ligase RNF182, protein MASQLPEEAAESQVSDELECKICYNRYNLKQRKPKVLGCCHRVCAKCLCKIINFGDSPHGVIVCPFCRFETCLPDDEVSSLPDDNNILLNLTCGGGKGKKCLPENPTELLLTPKRLASLVSPSHASSNCLVITIMEVQRESSPSLSSTPVVEFYRPSSFDSVTTAVSHNWTMWNCTSLVFQTSIRVLVWLLGLLYFSSLPLGIYLLVSKKVTLGVVFVSLVPSSLVILMVYGFCQCVCHEFLDCLAPSS, encoded by the coding sequence ATGGCCAGTCAGCTGCCAGAGGAGGCAGCCGAGTCTCAGGTCTCAGACGAGCTGGAGTGTAAGATCTGCTACAACCGGTACAACCTGAAACAGAGGAAGCCCAAGGTGCTGGGGTGCTGCCACCGCGTGTGTGCCAAATGCCTGTGCAAGATCATCAACTTCGGGGACTCCCCGCATGGCGTCATCGTCTGCCCTTTCTGCAGGTTCGAGACGTGCCTACCGGATGACGAAGTCAGCAGCCTGCCCGACGACAACAACATCCTGCTGAACCTGACCTGCGGCGGCGGCAAAGGCAAGAAGTGCCTGCCCGAGAACCCCACCGAGCTCTTGCTGACCCCCAAGCGGCTGGCCTCGCTGGTCAGCCCTTCCCACGCGTCCTCCAACTGCCTGGTCATCACCATCATGGAGGTGCAGCGGGAGAGCTCGCCCTCGCTCAGCTCCACGCCCGTGGTCGAGTTCTACCGGCCCTCCAGCTTCGACTCGGTGACCACCGCCGTGTCGCACAACTGGACCATGTGGAACTGCACGTCCCTGGTCTTTCAGACGTCCATCCGGGTGCTGGTGTGGTTGCTGGGCTTGCTGTACTTCAGCTCCCTGCCCTTGGGCATCTACTTACTGGTCTCCAAGAAGGTCACACTGGGGGTCGTCTTCGTCAGCCTGGTCCCCTCCAGCCTCGTCATCCTGATGGTGTATGGCTTCTGCCAGTGTGTCTGCCACGAATTCCTAGACTGTCTGGCACCGTCCTCTTAA